The genomic window ggtgaagtgaagtgaaggcCCTcgtaatttcattaaaattttattagctCAATGTATGAGACTCAGGTTGGCTGTTGCGAgtttgcgagtgtgtgagaGTCTCAGGTTTTGAtttggccaaatgaaattatCACCTATGCGAGCTATGAACATAAAACCAGCAACAACGGACTTGCCAAGATGGCTTTCCCTTTTAAGTATTCCGCATTTTGTGGGCGGGAAGGGGGGCAGTGGTGATGGCTGTTGAAAGAGCCTAAATGCCCCTCAAAGTTGCAGCTTTTCAGTCAAGCGAGTGCGAGTCATTCAATTTCACCCCTGACGCGCAgcattttcccttttgctCTGGCCGAGTGgcttttaatttccattttgctATTAATTTCGACCTCAAAGGTTGCAAAGGTGGCAGGAGGGGAGTGAAAGGTGGAAGCTGGGAGGTGGAAGGTTGAAGGTCGAGGGGTGGGGCATATCACTGCCGCACAACAAAGCCGCAAAGCCCTGCCTTGGCTTTGGTTAATCTGAGCACTCGCACATACGCACACTTCCAGATAGATCCGGCCACTAATACTtgcagagagagaaaagtGCAGCATCTTTTCGGAGCGAAATATTCAATAAACATTGGCGTACAATGTACTTGCATAAGGTCTGCCAATGAAATCACCGATGGGTTATATTCTTACTAACTGGTAAAAGCATTGCGTTACTTATATTAGCTCGAGCTTATGACGATAgtttgcaattatttatttataaattaatggGCTTTTCATTGAAAAATCACAATTAGACGAATGTACATTTAGACGCTCGACTATTTGAAATTGTGCGTACGGCCaggttttattttgtgtgtgcagCGCCTTTATGTTTTCTTGATTGAGTTTCACCTTTTGCatatgaaattcaatttaatcaGTTTGCCAGCTCACGATGGGCCTGGCATCCtggcagacacacacacatacacacacccagACACAGCCGCACAATGAAGCCAATAATAATGAAGTCCTTTTGTTGTTCGACATTTTCAACGAGAGAGCGAGCCACATACTACATACAGCTACAGCAAGGGCAAATTTGCTTTGGGTACGCAACAATTTTCATGACAGAGCCGAGGCCAACCTCAATAATGTTTTCACTTggaaatcaataaatacaaataacatATATTTGCCAAgcgcaggagcaggagcaggggATGTATACTATATGTGTCTATATACACCCCCGATGCGGACGAAAGCAGAGCCAGCTCTTGACGGCCATAAACTGGCAAattgtatgcaaataaaaacagaaacgaaACGCAGTGCCGCAAGACAGGCCAAGTAGCACCCCCATCCCATCCAGAGCACCCAGGCCAGGACACTGAAgtgaaaagtggaaagtggaaaaccaacaaacaGCTGAAGCGATAGAAATGCTGACGCTGCAGCCGCTGAATCAGAATCTGAATCAGAATCTGAAGCCTCATAAAACAACGAGGGAAGAATGAATTCGAAGTGGGAAGAAGGGAGATCTGACCGAGGAAATACAAGGCAAAACTTGCTCGACGACAACTTTTTATTAACTCTTTGGCTTGCTGGCTCCTTGCTGCTCCTTGCTCCTcccttcttcttctgctcccTGACCGCCTGGGCTTCCCATTGTCCTGCGGCGCCAATTGGCAAAAACCCAAGGCGCAGACACAAAAAGGACTTAAGGAGCGGGGACAACAACTTGTTGTCGGTCGCTCGTTTCTCGAGCCAGATGCAAATCCATGGCCCACAGAGACGCCTCCCAAAAAAGGGTAAACCAACTAAATGATGAACCCTTTGCGGCCCACAATCAAGCGGACAGTGTGTATTCTCTTGCATACTAAATGTTTAACGTGGTTAAAGtgattaaaaacatttacatttaatattgcaaaatatattaagtCTAAATAAACCATTTCTGCAGTTGTCAGCTGGGAGTTTTAATTAGTAtctctttgctttttttatataGCTACTCTTCTTATGTTGCAGCGATAAGAAAACTCGCTagaaccatttttttttaatatttataaaaataatagatactttttttccataaatgtATTACTATCAATGGTCGAGGAAACACAAACACATGCTGCAAAAATCATTTGTCTTAATAGTATTCAATGTCGACGATATTGAAACCCTTCTTCTTGCAAAGGAATTTTTTTTCATAAGAATTTTCCCTATGCCAACAAAAGACTCTCGATAGTTACAAAATGTAATCCATCTTAGTAAAATTTCTCAAACTCAGAATCTGGATGTTTGCGCACTTATCACAAACTAAATACCTTTAAAATATACAAGAGCacacaaatattatttccaCACCAGTTCCTTAGTAGCGCAATTTTCAGGGCATCGCAACTTCGAGGGCGAACAATAGTTTTCGGCTTATTGTTTTCTTCATTTCGCCGCTTGTTGACTTGGCCCCTTGGACAAGGACAATAGGGACCAAGTGCGGAGCTGCGGTAACTGGGCCCAAACAATTGTATTGATTTAGGCCGAGTCCGGCCAGCTGACATATGTTACACATGCCGCAAAGGCGGTCATGTCTTGCTGGTCCTGGGGAAATTGTATTTGGCTCCGGCTAAGAGGCTTCGGCTTGGGCTTTAATATGCCGATGTGCAGTCTGTCTGCCAGAGTTTAATCGCATTTAGCTCATTTAgcggcaaattgaatttgccaaCGTCACGGCCCTCAGCAAAACCCCTGAATAGACGACGCCGAAAAtgagaaattcaattaaaatcaaattttttcaACAGCTTCCGCCCAGAGACGTCTTTAAACGAACTTTCAGTTACAATTTCAGCGCTTTAACTCcgcaaaaacacacacaaaatcgAAGCCGGGATAAATAGGCAGGAATAATTGAGCGGCTGCTGGTTCCATCGAGGCATCATTCCATCATTTCCCAatccatcccatcccatcccaacccaacccaagcCATCGCAACGCCAACTCAGCTCCACCCACTCACGCCCTTCTGGGAAAAAACACGGGATAATCGCCTCAGTTTCCATTGCGGCCCACAAAATTTTTATGCGTGGCAACATTTTTTGCGCTTGGCTTCAGTTTCGCACAGGCCAGTGCTCGTGATTAGCTTTGGTCATGGATGGACTCGTCATGGTTACTGGAGAGGGAAGCGGGGCATCCTGAATCCTGGATCCTGGCGCTAGATGGAGCAGAAGCAAAGGCTTTGGCCCAGTGACTAGCGCGATAATTAGGACTCAAAATCCTAGTCCCAAAGATGATTTATGATGCCAGCGCCTCTGGAGTTCATTGCTGGCTAATTTATTACATTCGCGCCGTGAGGGATCAACTGTTTTCTCCTCCACTCCACCGCCCACGCACTTCCCAAAGTCAATATTTTCTTGAAGTGTAACTAAAATATAATTGAGTGCTACTGTTGTCTTCGAACACGGACAAAATTAGTTTACTTGTTTTATTAACAAGATTTATTTagaactgaaaataaacttgaaaataattcaattttatggcGTAGCATTTGCTGTCatgtaaacaaatcaaaacaattgcTGAACgcaaatagtaaataaatgaaaacttaaCTAAACTAAGCAgacagaaatgaaaaacaaaaacagaaccaGAAATTTAAAACCCAGAAGCTGAAACAGCTACCATTAAGGCACCGACGACAAATGAATGAGTCAATGCAAAACATTTGTACTTTTCAAGACCAACTTGTATTCTGGTTATTCCCATTTACCCCAGACATTTCTGTGATATGATATCTGTGACGTAGCTGGGCAGCAGCTGTTTTTGAGGGGATTTCTGTGGAAAAATAGAAAGTCTTACGGAATATAAAAGAGCTTAGGCTGTTGGAAAAAGCATCACAACCGGAATTTCCACCAAGCAAAGCCAAACtaccaaaaagaaaatgcgTTCCTTCACTTTGATTGCCCTCTTCGCCCTGATTGTCCTGGCCGCTGCTCAAAGCGGACCACAAGGAGGACAGCAAGGTGGCCGAGGAGGACCTCAAAGTGGTCAGCAAGGAGGATCCCAGGGAGGACAACAGGGAGGACAACAAGGAGGACCACAGGGAGTTCAGCAAGGAGGACAACAGGGCGGCCAGCAGCAAGGAGGTCAGCAGCAGGGAGGTCCTGGCGGTCCATGGGGTCTGCCTCCGAATGGAACTGAACTGTCCAACAGCACCACAACCACGACCACTGAGGCTAGCACCACTGAATCTAGCACCACTGAGGTTTCTTCAGCCTAACTTATGGATTGATCCCAATGAAAGCCAACAGGCTTGCTCAGTTCCTTATCCTTGTCCTTATTATTACAAGTTcgtgcaattaaattaaatcagtTTCCTATATGTGATGTGTTGTGATTAAATTAGGTTATATTCGCTTCTAAGCGTTATGGCAACATGAAAGCTAATGCCTGCAAATCGTTTAATGAAGCCCCTGCTCATCTGACAAAAATGCTGCGTATTATTCTGAAGCAGCAATTGACGctaaaaagtatgcaacacttttgtgctgctgctgaaaaCCACTTTAAAGCAAAACCGGGGAATGCAACCTCCCTCCCCCGAGAATGCCGCAACTTGCCACTAAAAGAGTTCCACTTCCCCACACCGAAATCAGCGACAAACAGCAGTGCGAAAAGCGTAGGGGCAAACGCATATGCGGTGGCTCATGAAATGCAGTACAAAGTCGTCTTCCTCATTCACTCGCTGCTGCTCAGCGAAGCGGCCACTTTTAGTGCACTGAAGTGCTTGGCCGCAGGGGGAGGGGTGGCTTTTTGGGTGGTCGGTGGTCGGTGGGTGGAAGGCCATCAGTCGTGGACCGGCGAAGTGATcaattgatttgcatttcCCACTCCGGGAAGCGCGGACACCAGAGTGCAGTGCAAAGGCGCTTTAAGCCAGCTCTGCCATTGACTGGACTCTGCGGCAGGGCTTAAACCCACTGAGATGCATAAGCGATTAACCCACTGGAGCCGCAAAGTTTTCATGGCAACATAAACATCAAATTTAAGTACTTTATGCCTAATAGAAGCAACATGTGTTGCAGCAACTCATTCAGGTTTATATCAAATATTGCAAGAGGTGAGTGACAACCGTGCAACTTCAAAAGCACtacaatacaataaaataagaaaataaataaaataagaaaatccATCAATGATGAACATGGTATTTTCCAATAGTGCCTAATTCAATTGACTGCCAGTCAAATAGAAACGAGACCACCCTTGATTTGCTCTAGATGCAGTGATCTGCCATTGTGGCCACCGGTGGGTTAAGCCAACTGCCACATGCGACTGGAGCAAGTGGGGCAAACTGGGCAACTgaggcagcagcagaggcaaCTGAGGCGAGTGGAGCAGGCAAAACAGCTCGCTGGGGAACTGTAAATCACGTCGAGCGCAGAGCACAAATTGGTTAGTGAAACACATGAACCATTCATCAGGAGGAAAAATGCGGGGAAAAGCGCGGgactcgcacactcacacactcatacaTTCATGCACATGAGTTGGCTGCCGACTAAATTCgcgcttttgaaaaatgaaagcAACTGCAAAAGTACAGGAACACACGCAGATTTGCGAAAGTAGCAAATGTAATCTGCAGGGGGGCCAAAGAACGCGTGGATTCGGAGCGGAAGATGCAGGGAAATCATATTATCCTCAGGTGGAATTAGTTGCCCCTTCGCAGAACAGAGAGAGAAATTCATATGCAAGCCCCTACTTAAGCTTAATATTTCGATTGGTAGGAAAATGTTTGTCCCTGAAATCAAGCGCTTGTCTTAGAATAAGAAGTATTTCCAGCAGTTCAGCAATAATACCGATACCTTCAAATCCCAGATTATTTTCTGTGTGCACTAGCCACGCAGCAGGCAGGAAGTTCTATCCAACTTTACTCAACTTGAGTCAAGTCATCGCTTTCTTTACTGAGCTCCTGCTTGCCTTCGTACACTTGAGGAGCACAAATTGAAAGGAAAACACATCCTGGCTTCCTGAAAAGGCTGCAgtagtagcagcagcagcaccagcagcaacaaaagcggaaaaatCAGGATGAGCAGCAGCGGCGCTGAAAtgcagcaaatgaaatttcCCAAGGCCGCAGCGATCGAagcgaaattgaaaaaataatcataaatattgCATGCAGCTTGGTTGGGCTCTCCGCCATCTATTTTTTAGCCGCTTTCATTTTGCTGCGCTTTTactcttctttttttccccATCCCCGATTAAGCGACGTAAAGTACAAAAATGCAGGCGGCCCGGttaagtatacgccgcgtgggcTCCGGAAAATTGAGCCCGAAATGCGCACAAATGCCGCTTCATGTCATTCCAGGCTCAGTTCCGGATGGAAATGAGTCGGCTTGGCGTGGCGATGGCTTTCGGCTCGGGGAGTGAGGATGCCACATTTACACGGCTCTCCACTTCTATGGCGATGCCGCCGCGGGCGAGGAATATTCTAAAGCGCTCCGTGTGAAAATAATTTCACGGCGGAAAACAAGGTTACGGGGCTAAAGGCGAGTCTAACGACTTTAGGTTATCTAGTACTTTGAAAGCGTAAAATACgctttttattgcacttttcgCCCAACTCTATTATCTGTTAAATTCGATTTAATGGAGGAAAGCAGTATGTTAAAAAATTCTTTAGtatttcaaaatcaatttaactAGTTTACGTAGCTGCAGTtgatttttacattttgagaccaaaataagaaatgaaaatttcataaaCAGAGAGCACAAAACAAATACGAGCAACTGCTAGATGACGCACTTCAGGTAAATTAGTCAGTGGCAAACAGTAAACATTTTCCCCAGGCTTTGAACTCTCTTTGTGTCTGGTTTTCGGTTTTACCAAAATAACACAGACGTTTGTTTGATTTCTGTGACGGCGCCCCAGCCGCAGCTGTTTTTGAAGAAACAAGTTTGTGCCTAATGGAAAatttcgaccatataaaagGGCTTTGGCTGTGGGAAGATGTATTACAACCCGAGTTTTCACCCAGCAAAGCAAACTACCAAACAGAAAATGCGTTCCTTCATTTTGATTGCCCTCTTCGCCCTGATCGCCCTGGCTGCTGCTCAAGGAGGACCACAAGGTGGACAACAAGGTGGCCAAGGAGGACCTCAAAGTGGTCAGCAGGGAGGACCCCAGGGCGGCTCTCAAGGAGGACCACAGGGAGGACAACAGGGAGGACAACAAGGAGGACCACAGGGAGGTCAGCAAGGAGGACAACAGGGCGGCCAGCAGCAAGGAGGTCAGCAGCAGGGAGGTCCTGGCGGTCCATGGGGTCTGCCTCCGAATGGAACTGTACTGTCCAACAGCACCACAACCACGACCACTGAGGCTAGCACCACTGAATCCAGCACCACTGAGGTTTCCTCAGCATAGAATGCTAGTAAGCAACTCTAGATTTTAATCGATCCtgtgaaaaattattaaacacCTAAACCAAATGACTTATGTTCCTACTAAACTTGTGATTCGTCAACTTTAATAATATTCAAAGcgaaaatgccaaaacatCCATCTCAGCAATATGCCCCGCAGAGCCCAGGGTATGTGAATACATTTAGTGGACTAAAAGGTGTTACAAGTCCCAAACGCCGAACAAGAAGAACCGCTTAAAGCGCACGGGGTTGTTTCAGCATTTAACGGAAAAAGTTTTGCCATTCAGCTTGGCAACACCCccgcttttcactttttcacccGCCCACCGAACTCGACTCTTTAACATGgtgaaaattaaaagttaaatgcGCAAAGTCAATAAAAGCCGGCCATGGCGACGGCGATGGCTATGGCGATGGCGATACTAACAAATGGAAGCAAGAACGCGGCAGTTGGGAAATCCTTTAATGCCATAGCATTTGCATGGCAATATAGACTTTGGAGCGCAGTGGAGCTGGGAATGGAGGGGTGATCCATCGAGGACAATGGCTCGTCTCTTTGTCTTTTGTGCGGCACTTGCGACTGTTTGCCCAGAGATAAAAACTCGGTTTGGGGCTTGGGCAACTAATAGAATGCACTTGCAGTAGTGCAGTAGTCGGGAGTCTCAGGACTCGTAGGATTCTCAGGATTCCGGGGAAAGGTCCTTCGGAGTGGTTTGCGTTTTATCTTTGCCGGCTGAGTGGCTGCGTTTGCTTTGCTAATTGATGCACTAGGCGCCTGTGTGTTTTGCAATTATCAGGCACCAAAAAAGGACCTTCGAGGCAGCGAGGCAAATCCTAGCAGATGGATGCCTTCCCATGGATCGGATAGACAGCTGATTAAACCATCAATTCCCGAGAACAAAAGCGTGACCGGAATAATGGCACACTTTGTTCGATCCAACACCGACGTCCCATTTTCCCCACATTTCTCCCTCTTCAATTGCACTTGGTTTGgctgcaaacaaaaatcaattgcggaaaaatatgcaaagcgtttttaattaaaatttgaagATCTTGGTCGGACTAAGCTCGGCAAATTATAGAAGGCGAACGCATTGGGCCGTGGATTATGGCCAGAGGCCAAAAATGGGCAAAAGTCGGGGCGGGGAATGGGAAACATTCCACAGTTGTTCAGATTTTCgagattttttaattgcaattgcagcgCTCATTAAAGCGATAAATTTccaatgcaaatgaaatttgcattttaatttcccCAGCCAAGTGGATCGAGTAAGGAGGTAAGAAGTAAGGGGAGGCCgcaataaaacgaaattagTTTCCATTTACGCACATTGAATTATCACTTTCCCTTCCATATCACGGAATTAACAAAGGGGCGAAGGGATTGCAGCCTGGTGCACAGCAGCTCGGTGTGGCTGGAGCAAACATTGGCCACTTGCTTTTAGCACTAATTAGTCAATTTATGTCCAATTTGCTAATTTGTGGATGCTTCGCTCTAAAACTGTGACTGTAACCCGGCAACGGCCCTCGGACATCGACATATGTATCCTGCTGGTCCGGCCGGGCACACAGTGCGTATGATTAATGTTTAATTGCATTAGCCAAAGTGCCATCCTCGCCTGCGTCTACACAGCTCGCAAATGTGATTAAACTCGAAAGTGGTTAAGCTGTCCTGCCTTgattcatttaaatgcagcGTCAAACGAGGCTGGTTATTGTATAAATTGCACAAAGGAGTAAACTATTGTGTGAGCATTGGTATTTTAAGTAGATtggataaaatataaactacTTTTACTCCACTTTCACAGTTCGAATTGATTCAAGTGCACTTTCAGACCTTGCAATTTTCCCCAAccaaagcaaattaaatttacatttatttattggtcCTGCATCTGAAGGACCGACGCAGGCAAACTCATAAATCGCATCCGCTGCTGGTCGAACTGATGAATTAGCCGCAAACGCAACGAAATCGAATCAGAAGGCGACAACTCCATTAGCTATAAAAACCACCCGCACCACCCGCACCACCCACGTTTTGTGGTGATAAATAGTCGACTGGACAAACACAAGCaaaaactcaaactcaaacaaaaacccaaacgCAGACCAGAGCGACGACGACAGTATTGAAACGAAAACGAATCAAGAGCAGCTGCTCTGCGGTCTGTGACGCAGGGAAAAACAGATATTCATT from Drosophila yakuba strain Tai18E2 chromosome 2L, Prin_Dyak_Tai18E2_2.1, whole genome shotgun sequence includes these protein-coding regions:
- the LOC6526340 gene encoding tenecin-3, which produces MRSFTLIALFALIVLAAAQSGPQGGQQGGRGGPQSGQQGGSQGGQQGGQQGGPQGVQQGGQQGGQQQGGQQQGGPGGPWGLPPNGTELSNSTTTTTTEASTTESSTTEVSSA
- the LOC6526341 gene encoding tenecin-3 codes for the protein MRSFILIALFALIALAAAQGGPQGGQQGGQGGPQSGQQGGPQGGSQGGPQGGQQGGQQGGPQGGQQGGQQGGQQQGGQQQGGPGGPWGLPPNGTVLSNSTTTTTTEASTTESSTTEVSSA